A genome region from Brachymonas denitrificans includes the following:
- a CDS encoding YgfZ/GcvT domain-containing protein, whose protein sequence is MTSVPNPTPPAAGLAGLSLPDGVVLLSGADSNWGMIRVQGADATRFLQAQLTHDFALLQPDQARLAAFCNAKGRMQASFVALRTAQDAEGASYLLVCRKDLLATVLKRLRMFVLRSKVTLEEVGEGLSLYGLLGEAAETAWGEGATGAQPWDYRYHDGRHLVWLYPAAEPDARLPRALCVQASELPAPAGAPLDASLWELAEVRSGVTTVSQASYEAFVPQMVNYESVGGVNFKKGCYPGQEVVARSQFRGAIKRRAHPAVGALAAGAALPQAGQDVWRIASDGGEPEPCGVIAQVAPMDGGFALLASLQNSCADDAVQGRATLRAGAADGPELQLQPLPYALLEDI, encoded by the coding sequence ATGACTTCCGTACCGAATCCGACTCCTCCGGCAGCAGGGCTGGCCGGCCTTTCGCTCCCCGATGGCGTGGTGCTGCTCAGCGGCGCCGACAGCAACTGGGGCATGATCCGCGTCCAGGGCGCGGACGCCACACGCTTCCTGCAGGCGCAGCTCACCCACGATTTTGCCCTGCTCCAGCCAGACCAGGCCCGTCTGGCTGCCTTCTGCAACGCCAAGGGCCGCATGCAGGCCAGTTTCGTCGCGCTGCGCACGGCGCAGGATGCGGAAGGCGCGAGCTATCTGCTGGTATGCCGCAAGGATCTGCTGGCGACGGTACTCAAGCGCCTGCGCATGTTCGTGCTGCGCAGCAAGGTCACGCTGGAAGAAGTGGGCGAGGGCCTGTCCCTGTACGGCCTGCTGGGCGAAGCGGCCGAAACGGCCTGGGGCGAGGGCGCCACCGGCGCGCAGCCGTGGGACTACCGCTACCACGACGGACGCCATCTGGTGTGGCTGTATCCGGCCGCAGAACCCGATGCGCGTCTGCCGCGCGCGCTGTGCGTGCAGGCCAGCGAACTGCCGGCTCCCGCCGGCGCACCGCTGGATGCTTCGCTGTGGGAGCTGGCGGAAGTGCGCAGCGGCGTGACCACGGTGAGCCAGGCAAGCTATGAAGCCTTTGTGCCGCAGATGGTCAACTACGAGAGCGTCGGCGGCGTGAACTTCAAGAAGGGGTGTTACCCGGGCCAGGAGGTGGTGGCGCGCAGCCAGTTCCGGGGCGCAATCAAGCGTCGCGCCCATCCCGCAGTGGGTGCTCTGGCTGCCGGTGCCGCCTTGCCCCAGGCCGGCCAGGATGTATGGCGCATTGCCAGCGATGGCGGCGAGCCCGAGCCCTGCGGTGTCATTGCGCAGGTGGCGCCCATGGATGGCGGCTTTGCCCTGCTGGCCTCGCTGCAGAACAGCTGTGCAGACGATGCCGTGCAAGGCCGCGCCACCTTGCGTGCAGGTGCTGCGGACGGCCCGGAACTGCAGCTGCAGCCCCTGCCCTACGCCCTGCTGGAAGATATCTGA
- the mltG gene encoding endolytic transglycosylase MltG, with product MRKLIITIVAFLLLAAAAGYWWSGQPLALKQPVIDLQVKQGDGAQQISASAVQAGVDTPSWLLDLWLRIGGRMGNFKAGAYELKRGDTPRSFVNKLIKGEFAMRKVRIGEGWNIRQVRAALAKAEALRHDTQDMSDEQLMEALGRSGHPEGMFFPDTYKYAKYSSDVELLKLAMRTMDRKLEAAWEGRDPELPIKNPYDLLKLASIIEKETGHSADRTQVAAVFSNRLKIGMRLQTDPTVIYGLGESFDGNLRRRDLESDTPYNSYTRAGLPPTPISMPGAASLAAAANPADSKALYFVARGDGTSQFSETLTEHNRAVNKYIRGR from the coding sequence GTGCGCAAACTCATCATTACCATCGTGGCCTTCCTGCTGCTGGCTGCAGCCGCCGGCTACTGGTGGAGCGGGCAGCCCCTGGCCCTGAAACAGCCCGTGATCGACCTGCAGGTCAAGCAGGGCGACGGCGCCCAGCAGATCAGTGCCAGTGCCGTGCAGGCAGGCGTGGACACACCTTCCTGGCTGCTCGACCTGTGGCTGCGCATCGGCGGCCGCATGGGCAATTTCAAGGCGGGTGCCTACGAACTGAAACGTGGTGACACCCCGCGCAGCTTCGTCAACAAGCTGATCAAGGGCGAATTTGCCATGCGCAAGGTACGCATCGGCGAAGGCTGGAACATTCGCCAGGTGCGCGCCGCCCTGGCCAAGGCAGAAGCCCTGCGTCACGATACGCAGGACATGAGCGATGAGCAGCTGATGGAGGCGCTGGGCCGTTCCGGCCACCCGGAAGGCATGTTCTTCCCCGACACCTACAAGTACGCCAAGTATTCCTCCGATGTGGAGCTGCTCAAGCTGGCCATGCGCACCATGGATCGCAAGCTCGAAGCCGCCTGGGAAGGCAGGGATCCCGAACTGCCGATCAAGAACCCGTATGACCTGCTCAAGCTGGCCAGCATCATCGAAAAGGAAACCGGCCACAGCGCCGACCGCACACAGGTGGCGGCAGTTTTCAGCAACCGCCTGAAAATCGGCATGCGCCTGCAGACCGATCCCACGGTGATCTACGGGCTGGGCGAGAGTTTTGATGGCAACCTGCGCCGCAGGGACCTGGAAAGCGACACCCCCTACAACAGCTACACGCGCGCCGGCCTGCCGCCCACGCCCATCTCGATGCCGGGCGCCGCCTCGCTGGCTGCAGCAGCCAATCCTGCGGACAGCAAGGCCCTGTATTTTGTGGCGCGGGGCGACGGCACCAGCCAGTTCAGCGAAACCCTGACCGAGCACAACCGCGCGGTCAACAAGTACATCCGCGGCAGGTAA
- the tmk gene encoding dTMP kinase, whose product MNASSQGLFINFEGIDGAGKTTHIGTLAEAFARQGRVVLRTREPGGTALAEKLRALVLHDPMGALTEALLVFAARCDHVQQVIAPALARGEVVLCDRFADATFAYQGAGRNFDWDTLHALEAMVLRQEDGSQLQPDLTLWFDVPPAIAARRLADARQPDKFESESGAFFERVASGYARRMQEAPARFARIDASCTPGQVWEQVAAVMKRKGWLA is encoded by the coding sequence ATGAACGCTTCTTCCCAAGGCCTGTTCATCAACTTCGAAGGCATCGACGGCGCCGGCAAAACCACCCATATCGGCACCCTGGCCGAGGCCTTTGCACGCCAGGGCCGCGTGGTGCTGCGCACGCGCGAGCCTGGCGGCACAGCTCTGGCCGAAAAACTCCGTGCGCTGGTGCTGCATGATCCCATGGGCGCGTTGACCGAGGCCTTGCTGGTGTTTGCCGCGCGCTGCGACCATGTGCAGCAGGTGATTGCGCCCGCGCTGGCCCGCGGCGAAGTCGTGCTGTGCGACCGTTTTGCCGATGCCACCTTTGCCTACCAGGGGGCAGGACGCAATTTCGACTGGGACACGCTGCATGCACTCGAAGCCATGGTGCTGCGCCAGGAAGACGGCTCGCAACTGCAGCCCGACCTGACCCTGTGGTTCGACGTTCCCCCCGCCATTGCGGCCCGGCGTCTGGCCGATGCCCGCCAGCCTGACAAGTTCGAGTCCGAATCGGGTGCTTTCTTCGAGCGCGTGGCCTCCGGCTACGCACGCCGCATGCAGGAGGCGCCGGCACGCTTTGCGCGCATCGATGCATCCTGCACGCCCGGACAGGTCTGGGAGCAGGTAGCCGCTGTGATGAAGCGGAAAGGCTGGCTGGCATGA